The DNA segment CGCGTTGCCGGTTTGCAGAAGGCGCTTAGTGAAGTGAAAAGCAACTGCACTGAAGCTGGGCTACGTGCCGATCTGCAAAAGGACGTAAAAGAAAAACAGCAGAAAGTTGCTGAACGTCAGCAAGAACTCAGCGAAGCTCAGCAAACCGGAAAAACTGACAAAATCAGTAAAAAAGAGAAAAAACTGGTCGAAGCTCAAGACGAGTTGAAAGAGGCGCAGCAGGCGTTAGGGCAGTAATTAACGTCAGTAAAATGCCGAGTTTTTTCATACCAAAAACGGCAGATACAGAAGGATATGTGGCAATTACCTTTGCGCTCATGGAAAAAGCTCGCTATGTTAAAAGACCATATCAGTAAAGTTAAGGAGTCTAGGAATGGCTAACGATTCAACTTCCGAGCAATTACGTGCCGAACTGAAGTCCCTCGCCGATACCTTAGAAGAGGTTCTGAATTCTTCTACCGACAAGCCGAAGGCCGAGCTGGAAAAAATCCGCGCGAAAGCTGAAAGCGCGTTGCAAGGTAGCCGTGCGCGCTTGAACGCGGCCGGTGAGAAAGTGGCTGCACAAACCAAAGAGATCGCAGATCGTGCAGATAGCTATGTTCATGACAATCCTTGGACTGGCGTTGGCATCGGCGCAGCGGTCGGTGTGGTGCTAGGCGTTCTATTGGCTCGCCGCTAATGCCTGCTGATAACACCACTTCTCAGGGCCCCGCTCGCGGGGTTCTGAGTACCGCTCAGCGCATTGTCACCATTATTGTTGGCATGGTGGAAACTCGGCTGCGTTTGGCCGTGGTGGAGCTGGAAGAGGAAAAGGCTAACGTTATTCAATTGCTGATGATGGCAGGCATTACGCTGCTGTTTACGGCATTTGGTTTGATGACGTTGCTGGTTCTGCTTTTCTGGGCAATTGATCCGGCCTATCGCTTGATGGCTTTGGGGATCACCACCGCAGTTTTACTGGGTCTAGCATTAATTGGGGCAATTTGGACTATCACCAAAGCTCGAAGATCAACGTTGTTAGGAGCCACTCGGCACCAGCTAGAAATTGACCGAGAGTTACTGGAAGAGGATCGCAAGTGAGCCGTAATCGTCAAGAACTCGCCTTAGAGAAAGCGCGTCTGCTGCGTCAGGTTCAGCAGCAACGTCTTGATTTAGCTGGTGAGCGTCGTGCATGGTTACAGCTCACGGCGAAATTCGACCACCGTATTTCGGCCGTGATGCGGTTACGCAAATTTATGCTGCTAGGCTCAAGCCTACTGGCGCTATATGGCGCTCGTCATCCGGCTAAAACCGCTCGCTGGACGCGTCGTGCATTCAGCGTATGGGGCGTTGTTAAAGTAGTACGCAAAGCGTTTTACTCAAAAGCCTAACTAAATTCCGCTCTCTTCAGACCTATAAAAATCCCACAAAAATCCTGCGTATTTATCTAAATTAAAAGTAATAACTTGCGAAATCACTCGCGTGCTATCTTTTAACTTATTGTATTTGATTATTTTCTTATAACTTTTTGACTTCAGTTTTTTTGAAGAATTCCAGCAATTTTACTCGCTAACACTCCTTCATGCTTTGTCCTAGTATTAGCCCATCGAGAGAAACGCGCTCCACAATATGGCTAACGCCACATGGATTGCACGCCTCACACCGAATAGCGCTGCATAAGCGGCAACATCAAATTGTCTGGAGCATGAAAATGAGCAACAAATTAGAAAATATCGCACTGCTGGCCGCCCGTATCCTGATGCCAATCCTGTTTATTTCAGCGGGTTGGGGCAAAGTGACTGGCTACGCTGGCACACAGCAATACATGGAAGCCATGGGCGTTCCGGGCGCACTGTTGCCGCTGACGATTCTGTTGGAGCTGGGTGGTGGTTTAGCCGTTCTGTTCGGTTTACTGACTCGCACTACCGCACTGTTTACCGCAGGCTTCACGATTCTGACCGCGTTCCTGTTCCATTCGAACTTTGCAGATGGTGTTAACCAACTGATGTTCATGAAAAACCTGACTATCGCTGGTGGCTACTTGGTTCTGGCCGTTGCAGGCCCAGGCGCATTCAGCATCGACCGTTTACTGAACAAAAAATGGTAATGACTTACCTTTCTACAGCTCGAATGATTTAGAGTAAAAAGGGCTATAGTGAGATAGTAAAGGGGCGAACACGCCCCTTTATGCTTTGGTATAAAGTCACTTCCCTGCAAATGATGGGCACAATCAGGAGGATTTATGGGACAACTCGTTGACGGTATCTGGCAAGATATCTGGTATGACACCAAATCTACCGGTGGACGTTTTAAGCGTTCAAACGCGCAATTCCGTAACTGGGTCACTTCTGATGGATCTGCTGGCCCAAATAATGAACCGGGATTTAAGGCAGAAAAAGATCGCTACCATCTTTATGTCTCTTTGGCCTGTCCGTGGGCACATCGCACGTTGTTAGTCCGCAAGCTTAAGGGGCTGGAAACGCTGATACCTGTTTCCGTGGTCAGCCCGCTGATGCTGGAAAATGGTTGGACGTTTGAGCGCTCCTTCGCTGCCGCGACCGGTGACGAACTCTATCACCATGATTTTCTCTACCAGCTCTATCTACAGGCCGACCCGCACTATACCGGACGCGTCACTGTCCCTGTACTGTGGGATAAACAAACTCAAACCATCGTCAGCAATGAATCTTCAGATATCATTCGTATGTTTAATACGGCGTTTGATGATTTGGGCGCAAAGCCGGGTGATTTTTATCCGTCGGAATTGCGTGCTGAGATTGATGAGCTCAATAGTTGGGTTTATGACACCGTTAATAATGGCGTCTATAAAGCAGGGTTTGCGACGTCGCAAGAGGCCTATGATGAAGCCGTTAGCGCGGTATTTGCCTCATTAGATAAGCTGGAAAACATTCTTGCCCGTCAGCGTTACTTAACCGGTGAGCGTTTAACCGAGGCCGATCTTCGTTTGTGGACGACGTTAGTGCGTTTTGACCCAGTATACGTGACGCATTTTAAATGCGATTGGCAGCGGATCAGTGACTATCCGAATCTGTATGGATTCCTGCGTGATATCTATCAGATGCCGGGTATTAAAGAGACGGTCAATTTGGAACACATCCGTAATCATTATTATCGCAGCCATAAAACCATCAACCCAACGGGCATTATTTCGATCGGGCCAAGGCAAGATCTTGATGCTCCGCACGGCCGCGATAAGCGTTAAAAAAAGCCCTGCAAAAGCAGTAACACCTTTCACTTAAGTGTGATTTTAGGGGAAGTACACCGATGGGGTCGTAGCAGCTTTAGCTGCCGACAACTTTGCTTGGAGCAAAGTTGAACAACGCTTTAGCGTTGGCCCTCTGGGAGGAACACAGGGATGTGTTCCTTAACCGCCCCGCGGTGTGCTAGCCCCGTGTATCTCGATCTCTTAAACGAACGGCGTTATGCACAAGCAGGGCTTTTTGATTTCTCATAAATACAGCGCAGGGCGGATAATTTGCTTTACGCCACGCTGGGCAAGCGCGGTGGCAAGCGTTTCAATATCTTCTTTTGTGGCACTTTGCCATGCTTGTGCATCACCGCGAACACCATGATGATGAAAGGCGTTGAGGCGTACAGGAATATCACCGAGCGTGGTAATAAACTGCGCTAATTCATCAACATGCTGCAGGTGATCGCTATGCTGTGGGATCACCAGCAGGCGCAGCTCGCTGAGCTTGTCATGTTTTGCCAACCACTGAATGCTTTGTTTGACCCTTTGATTATCTCGCCCCGTCAATGCTATGTGGCATTCGCTGCCCCACGCTTTAAGATCAATCATGGCACCGTCCATCCATGGTGCGATTTTCTCCCAGCCAGTCGTGGATAATTCACCGTTACTGTCGATTAGGCAGGTTAAATGCTTGAGCACTGGCGTGGATTTAATCGCGGTGAAGAAGTCACATAAAAACGGCAGTTGCAGCGTTGCCTCACCGCCGCTAACCGTGATGCCATTGATAAACAGCGCATTGCGTTTTACCTGTGCCAAAAGAGAATCTACGCTGTAGCGCTGCACCATTGGGCTGGATTGGCGTGTGCAGGTTTGCAGGCAGGTATCGCATTGCTGACAGGCTTTCTCATCCCAACGCACACGCCCATCTTCCAGACGTAATGCCTGATGAGGGCAGGTCTCTACACAGTCGCCGCAGTGGTCACAAAGACCAATCGTGTAAGGATTGTGGCAATTCTTACAGTTTAGATTGCACCCTTGCAGAAAAATGGCCAAGCGACTGCCTGGCCCATCGACGCAGGAGAATGGTAAGATCTTACTTACCGAAGCGCATCGATTGCTCATGGCTAATCACTCGTGGC comes from the Hafnia alvei genome and includes:
- a CDS encoding DUF1090 domain-containing protein; translated protein: MTFKKTVLLAVTVASLGMMSAAANAAAVTCASKQQSIEEQIQYAQQHNNTHRVAGLQKALSEVKSNCTEAGLRADLQKDVKEKQQKVAERQQELSEAQQTGKTDKISKKEKKLVEAQDELKEAQQALGQ
- a CDS encoding DUF883 family protein, producing MANDSTSEQLRAELKSLADTLEEVLNSSTDKPKAELEKIRAKAESALQGSRARLNAAGEKVAAQTKEIADRADSYVHDNPWTGVGIGAAVGVVLGVLLARR
- a CDS encoding phage holin family protein, whose amino-acid sequence is MPADNTTSQGPARGVLSTAQRIVTIIVGMVETRLRLAVVELEEEKANVIQLLMMAGITLLFTAFGLMTLLVLLFWAIDPAYRLMALGITTAVLLGLALIGAIWTITKARRSTLLGATRHQLEIDRELLEEDRK
- a CDS encoding YqjK-like family protein, producing the protein MSRNRQELALEKARLLRQVQQQRLDLAGERRAWLQLTAKFDHRISAVMRLRKFMLLGSSLLALYGARHPAKTARWTRRAFSVWGVVKVVRKAFYSKA
- a CDS encoding YjjW family glycine radical enzyme activase; this encodes MSNRCASVSKILPFSCVDGPGSRLAIFLQGCNLNCKNCHNPYTIGLCDHCGDCVETCPHQALRLEDGRVRWDEKACQQCDTCLQTCTRQSSPMVQRYSVDSLLAQVKRNALFINGITVSGGEATLQLPFLCDFFTAIKSTPVLKHLTCLIDSNGELSTTGWEKIAPWMDGAMIDLKAWGSECHIALTGRDNQRVKQSIQWLAKHDKLSELRLLVIPQHSDHLQHVDELAQFITTLGDIPVRLNAFHHHGVRGDAQAWQSATKEDIETLATALAQRGVKQIIRPALYL
- a CDS encoding glutathione S-transferase family protein, encoding MGQLVDGIWQDIWYDTKSTGGRFKRSNAQFRNWVTSDGSAGPNNEPGFKAEKDRYHLYVSLACPWAHRTLLVRKLKGLETLIPVSVVSPLMLENGWTFERSFAAATGDELYHHDFLYQLYLQADPHYTGRVTVPVLWDKQTQTIVSNESSDIIRMFNTAFDDLGAKPGDFYPSELRAEIDELNSWVYDTVNNGVYKAGFATSQEAYDEAVSAVFASLDKLENILARQRYLTGERLTEADLRLWTTLVRFDPVYVTHFKCDWQRISDYPNLYGFLRDIYQMPGIKETVNLEHIRNHYYRSHKTINPTGIISIGPRQDLDAPHGRDKR
- a CDS encoding DoxX family protein, which encodes MSNKLENIALLAARILMPILFISAGWGKVTGYAGTQQYMEAMGVPGALLPLTILLELGGGLAVLFGLLTRTTALFTAGFTILTAFLFHSNFADGVNQLMFMKNLTIAGGYLVLAVAGPGAFSIDRLLNKKW